In Brevibacterium pigmentatum, the sequence TGCCCAGCTGAGTCCGTTGTGGGAGTCATCCTGCCCGGCAACCGCATCGTGCTGATACAGGGCGCCATAGGCCAGTGCCACAGCCGAGACGACGGCGAGGGCGATTGCCACTATGGTCACGATGAGTCTTCCGGTTTCGACGGTGCGGATGCGGGGAGCAGATCGCTTCGAGTCTATCGCGCGGACCGACGCCGAAGATGGCCGTGGACTGTGTTTGTGCTGACTGTAAGGCAACCCTGCGGCGACGGGTGGGGAAACCTTCATCGTTGTGAGCTAAAGCACTCGTCGCGGTTTTGTTCGCCGGCCCAGGGGTTTGCTAAGCTGGAACACACGTCCGCAGGAAACTGCGGCATTCCTCCGTAGCTCAGTTGGCAGAGCATTCGACTGTTAATCGAAGGGTCGCTGGTTCGAGCCCAGCCGGGGGAGCCACCAAGGCCCCGTCCGATCGGACGGGGCCTTCGTCGTGCCCGGTCATCTCGGAGCACCGCCTCTCGTGCGCTCGATCAAGTCGCAGCGCGTCTGTCGGCCCGTGGACAGTGCGATATCCGCGCTCCGCCTTGATCGAGGCCTGATGCCGTGCTCACTGTCGCCGGACAGCTGCGGGAATAGGCGTGGTGCGCAGCGGGTTCGCCAGACATGAAGTCTTTCGGATTCCTCAGTTTCGGTCACTACGACAACGGCGGCGACCTCGACGCCGGGCGGATGCTGCGCGATGCGGTGGAGATCTCCGTCGGTGCCGACGAGCTCGGCGTCAACGGCGCCTACTTCCGAGTCCACCATTTCGCGACCCAGGCGGCCTCTCCCATTCCGCTGCTGGCGACGATCGCCGCGAAGACCAGCAACATCGAGGTCGGCACCGGGGTCATCGACATGAGATAGAGCATGTCGCGGTTGTGACACTCGATCCGTAAGCTTGGTTGCATGGTCGAACTGGTAGCGCTGAGGAAGACGAACGAGGTGGCCGCGTACGTCCGCGCCTCCATGGACCGCAAGGGCGACCGCTGGACGGTCGATACGCAGCTGAGGAAGATCAGGGCGCTGGCCGAGGCCAAGGACTGGAACGTCGTCGAGGTCTACGAGGACAACGCCGTGTCGGCGACGAAGAAGCGCAGCGCTGGCACCCGCTGGGCCGAGATGCTGGACGACGCCCGCGCGGGCCGCTTCTCGATGGTGGTCGCCGTGGACATGGACCGGCTGCTGCGCAGCACGAAGGACCTCAACACCTTGATTGACCTGGGGCTGCGGGTCGTCACCGTGGACGGCGAGATCGACCTCTCGACGGCCGACGGTGAGTTCCGAGCGACGATGCTCGCGGCACTGGCCCGGTTCGAGGCCAGGCGTAAGGCGGAGCGTCAGATCAGGTCGAACGAGCGCCGACGCTTCGAGGGCATCCCGACGAGCGCCTGGAAGGCGTTCGGGTGGACGCGAGAGGGCGAGCTGATCCCGGAGGAGGCCGACGCCGTCCGGCGGGCCTTCGCCGCGTTCCTCGGCGAGCCGTCGCTGTCGATCCGGCGAATCCGCGAGGATCTGAACGGTGC encodes:
- a CDS encoding LLM class flavin-dependent oxidoreductase encodes the protein MKSFGFLSFGHYDNGGDLDAGRMLRDAVEISVGADELGVNGAYFRVHHFATQAASPIPLLATIAAKTSNIEVGTGVIDMR